From a single Streptomyces misionensis genomic region:
- a CDS encoding methionine ABC transporter permease — MTWSEMQPLLSQACSETFDMVLWSTLIAVVAGLPLGLLLVLTDRGGLLQNIVANKVIGQIVNIGRSLPFIILMVALMSFTRWVTGTTIGTAAAVVPLAIGGIPFFARLVETAVREVDQGLVEAVQSMGGNTWTIVRKVLVPESLPSLIASTTTTVIALIGYSAMAGTVGGGGLGDLAVRYGYQRFETELMWITVAILAVAISVIQFAGDFAARALHSRGGRSGPAPKLRLLKAKEPDAAGVGKAA, encoded by the coding sequence GTGACCTGGTCCGAGATGCAGCCCCTGCTGTCGCAGGCCTGTTCCGAGACGTTCGACATGGTGCTCTGGTCCACCCTGATCGCCGTCGTCGCCGGCCTCCCGCTCGGCCTGCTGCTCGTCCTCACGGACCGCGGGGGCCTGCTGCAGAACATCGTCGCCAACAAGGTGATCGGCCAGATCGTGAACATCGGCCGCTCGCTGCCGTTCATCATCCTGATGGTCGCCCTGATGAGCTTCACCCGCTGGGTCACCGGCACCACGATCGGCACGGCCGCCGCGGTCGTACCGCTCGCCATCGGCGGCATCCCGTTCTTCGCCCGCCTGGTCGAGACGGCCGTCCGCGAGGTCGACCAGGGGCTCGTGGAGGCCGTGCAGTCCATGGGCGGCAACACCTGGACCATCGTCCGCAAGGTGCTCGTCCCCGAGTCCCTGCCCTCCCTGATCGCCAGCACCACCACCACGGTCATCGCCCTCATCGGCTACTCCGCGATGGCCGGCACGGTCGGCGGCGGCGGCCTCGGCGACCTCGCCGTCCGCTACGGCTACCAGCGGTTCGAGACCGAGCTGATGTGGATCACCGTCGCGATCCTCGCCGTCGCCATCTCCGTCATCCAGTTCGCCGGCGACTTCGCCGCCCGCGCCCTGCACAGCCGCGGCGGCCGCTCGGGCCCCGCGCCCAAGCTGCGGCTGCTGAAGGCCAAGGAGCCGGACGCGGCCGGGGTCGGCAAGGCCGCGTAG
- a CDS encoding methionine ABC transporter ATP-binding protein has product MITTSGLTKVYRSRGREVTALDGVDLHVREGEVYGVIGQSGAGKSSLIRCVNLLERPTSGTVTVAGQDLTALAGRGPRAGKELRQARSRIGMVFQHFNLLSSRTVQDNVELPLEILGKSGKERSAKALELLDLVGLADKAKAYPAQLSGGQKQRVGIARALAGDPKVLLSDEATSALDPETTRSILQLLRDLNRQLGLTVLLITHEMDVVKAVCDSAALMEKGRIVESGTVSELLATPGSELAAALFPVSGERTGADRTVLDVTFHGEAATQPVISQLSRTYNIDISILGAAIDTVGGLQIGRMRLELPGRYEDNVVPIGFLREQGLQIDVVGQEAVLVKEGAK; this is encoded by the coding sequence GTGATCACCACATCGGGCCTGACCAAGGTCTACCGCTCCCGCGGCCGCGAGGTCACCGCCCTCGACGGCGTCGATCTCCACGTCCGCGAAGGCGAGGTCTACGGCGTCATCGGGCAGTCCGGCGCCGGCAAGTCCTCCCTCATCCGCTGCGTCAACCTGCTGGAGCGCCCCACCTCCGGCACCGTGACCGTCGCCGGGCAGGACCTCACCGCCCTGGCCGGCCGCGGACCGCGCGCCGGCAAGGAGCTGCGCCAGGCGCGCAGCCGGATCGGCATGGTCTTCCAGCACTTCAACCTGCTGTCCTCGCGGACCGTGCAGGACAACGTCGAGCTGCCGCTGGAGATCCTGGGCAAGTCCGGGAAGGAACGTTCCGCCAAGGCGCTCGAACTGCTCGACCTGGTGGGCCTCGCCGACAAGGCCAAGGCCTACCCCGCCCAGCTCTCCGGCGGCCAGAAGCAGCGCGTCGGCATCGCCCGCGCCCTGGCCGGCGACCCCAAGGTGCTGCTGTCCGACGAGGCCACCAGCGCCCTCGACCCGGAGACCACCCGCTCCATCCTCCAGCTGCTGCGCGACCTCAACCGGCAGCTCGGCCTCACCGTCCTGCTCATCACCCACGAGATGGACGTGGTCAAGGCCGTCTGCGACTCCGCCGCCCTGATGGAGAAGGGCCGGATCGTGGAGTCCGGCACGGTCAGCGAGCTGCTGGCCACCCCCGGATCCGAACTGGCCGCCGCGCTGTTCCCGGTCAGCGGCGAGCGCACCGGCGCCGACCGCACGGTCCTCGACGTCACCTTCCACGGCGAGGCCGCCACCCAGCCGGTCATCTCCCAGCTGTCGCGCACCTACAACATCGACATCTCGATCCTCGGCGCCGCCATCGACACCGTCGGCGGCCTCCAGATCGGCCGGATGCGCCTCGAACTGCCCGGTCGCTACGAGGACAACGTGGTGCCCATCGGGTTCCTGCGCGAACAGGGACTGCAGATCGACGTCGTGGGCCAGGAGGCCGTACTGGTGAAGGAAGGTGCCAAGTGA
- a CDS encoding HAD-IA family hydrolase has translation MTIHAHALLFDNDGTLVSSYDSVVRCWTRWAGEYGVTAERLRGVELHGRTAAEIIADLLPADLVPGAVARVEQLEVEDVAGVRPLPGTLEFLDSLPADRWAVVTSATRRLAEARLQAAGITPKSLVSAEDVTHGKPDPEPYLLAARQLGVDPAHCVVFEDAPAGLRAARAAGMATVALATTHRAGELDADLVVDDLAALSALVRDARVEISVRG, from the coding sequence ATGACGATCCACGCACACGCCCTCCTGTTCGACAACGACGGCACCCTCGTCTCCTCGTACGACTCCGTCGTGCGCTGCTGGACCAGGTGGGCCGGCGAGTACGGGGTCACCGCCGAGCGGCTGCGGGGCGTGGAGCTGCACGGCCGTACCGCCGCGGAGATCATCGCCGACCTGCTCCCGGCCGACCTGGTGCCCGGGGCCGTCGCCCGGGTCGAGCAGCTGGAGGTGGAGGACGTGGCCGGGGTGCGGCCGCTGCCCGGCACCCTGGAGTTCCTGGACTCCCTGCCCGCCGACCGCTGGGCCGTCGTCACCTCCGCCACCCGCCGGCTCGCCGAGGCCCGGCTCCAGGCCGCGGGCATCACGCCGAAGTCGCTGGTCAGTGCCGAGGACGTCACCCACGGCAAGCCCGATCCCGAGCCCTATCTGCTGGCCGCGCGGCAGCTCGGCGTGGACCCCGCCCACTGCGTCGTCTTCGAGGACGCCCCCGCCGGGCTGCGCGCGGCCCGCGCGGCCGGCATGGCCACCGTGGCGTTGGCCACAACCCACCGGGCCGGGGAACTCGACGCCGACCTGGTGGTGGACGACCTCGCGGCCTTGTCCGCACTGGTCCGCGACGCCCGGGTGGAGATATCCGTACGCGGCTGA